A genome region from Nitrospira sp. includes the following:
- a CDS encoding PAS domain S-box protein, with amino-acid sequence MHPLLKRQLKRLGLDDATAPSSPDVWQHLLERVSQSYLESDQGRELLERSIALSSQEMQELNEQLRRTSESQLAGERDKLQTVLRSMGDGLCVVDRQWNIVLLNPEGERLWGLTEKEVVGRRLHDMISLSYGTSLTGPIFTQLLLDETAQGNTFRTDDGLLSTTTGRSFPVACVLAPIVHENRVAGAVLVFRDITDRKHTENIRHRTESLLRRQQTALFELTRNSIIQSGVLEPALKEITRAAATTLEVGRTSIWLLSEDRQAIHCKDLYESSSNTHSSGLELQAASFPVYFREVLSEHVIDASDARSDPRTCEFTSSYLEPLGIGAMLDIPIRFKGKLVGVLCNEHIGTPRSWMLEEQQFGHAIASLVSLALEAVERLHAEGELRKSEGRTRLIIDTALSAVISMDEKGAIIGWNSQAEQVFGWTREEAIGRLMTETIIPVEHREGHDRGRERFLKTGQGRVMNRRIETTALHRDGTEFPVELAMTPLRIENAYTFTAFAVDISERKKAEEALRTSEARLTMTVQGSHIGIWDWNLTTGAIYFSPQWKSQLGHTDTTLASNFNEWRTRIHSDDQPLVHETIQSCLDGQRAQFELEHRLQHRDGSYRWILSRGSLIRDVYGVATRMVGIHIDTTDRKQSEQELRAAKEAAEAASTAKSEFLANMSHEIRTPMNGVLGTTELLLNTQLTDKQRHLASTVLRSGKTLLAIINDILDFSKIEAGKLDLECIDFDLLPVLEESLELFGEAARRKQLRLSHHIGEAVPRYLKGDPVRFRQVLMNLLSNAMKFTETGEISLKAEYVEGTTTRALLRFAVTDTGIGISAAAQSRIFDAFSQADGSTTRRYGGTGLGLSIAKQLVGLMGGSITVESTPGSGSTFAFTVQFDLQPLGSGLSTMLEPYLHVPEPVLSSGQTNDAPHHISPSLGPDFPGAKPNGRILLAEDSPVNREVAIGMLEQLGYEVEVAENGRQALVTTEHNQFDIVLMDCQMPEMDGLTATGAIRTREQSSSQRRVPIIALTAHAMQGDREQCLAAGMDDYLSKPYTQTQLQEILRKWLRSHESPAHTTEPTVPAQPSRPESLRTTTEPMDDATVTVPGMDLTALKSIRALQRPNRPDVLASVLRKYLDSSRESLEALRDAIRANDPTVLQAIAHRLKSSSAQLGALAVAASCKELETMGHRNNLVDAERSFAQLQSDYLTACTVFRNEIAKEKQP; translated from the coding sequence ATGCATCCGCTCCTCAAACGACAACTCAAACGCCTGGGGCTGGACGACGCAACCGCGCCCTCATCGCCCGACGTCTGGCAACACCTCCTCGAACGAGTGAGCCAGAGCTATCTGGAATCAGACCAGGGACGCGAACTCCTGGAGCGCTCGATCGCCTTATCTTCGCAAGAAATGCAGGAGCTGAATGAACAACTCCGGCGCACCTCGGAGAGTCAGCTCGCAGGAGAGAGGGACAAGTTACAGACGGTGCTCCGCTCCATGGGCGACGGACTCTGCGTCGTCGATCGACAGTGGAACATCGTGTTACTGAACCCCGAAGGCGAACGTCTCTGGGGCCTGACAGAAAAAGAGGTCGTCGGACGCCGGCTCCATGACATGATTTCCCTCTCCTACGGCACGAGCCTCACAGGCCCGATCTTCACTCAACTTCTGCTGGACGAAACTGCACAGGGCAACACCTTCCGGACCGATGACGGACTCCTGAGCACGACCACGGGACGCTCGTTTCCCGTCGCCTGTGTGCTGGCGCCGATTGTGCACGAAAATCGTGTAGCCGGAGCTGTACTCGTGTTTCGCGACATCACGGACCGGAAACATACAGAGAACATCCGTCACCGCACCGAAAGCCTGCTCCGGCGACAACAAACCGCGCTCTTCGAACTGACGCGCAACAGCATCATCCAAAGTGGCGTATTGGAACCGGCGCTGAAAGAAATCACCCGCGCGGCGGCCACGACCCTGGAGGTGGGCCGAACCAGCATCTGGCTTCTGAGCGAAGACCGTCAGGCGATTCACTGCAAAGACCTCTACGAATCTTCCAGTAATACTCACTCTTCAGGCCTTGAACTCCAGGCAGCGAGTTTTCCAGTATACTTCCGTGAAGTTCTCTCCGAGCACGTGATTGATGCCTCCGATGCCAGAAGCGACCCCCGCACCTGCGAGTTCACTTCCAGCTATCTGGAGCCCCTCGGGATCGGCGCCATGCTGGACATCCCGATTCGGTTCAAAGGCAAACTCGTCGGGGTGCTCTGCAATGAGCATATCGGCACGCCGCGCTCCTGGATGCTGGAAGAACAGCAGTTCGGCCATGCGATCGCCTCCCTGGTATCGCTCGCACTCGAAGCCGTCGAGCGCCTCCACGCCGAAGGGGAGCTGCGCAAGAGCGAGGGACGGACCAGATTGATCATCGACACCGCGCTCAGCGCGGTGATCAGTATGGACGAGAAAGGCGCTATTATCGGCTGGAATTCCCAGGCCGAACAGGTCTTCGGATGGACGCGCGAGGAGGCGATCGGCCGCCTTATGACGGAGACCATCATTCCGGTCGAGCACCGCGAGGGTCACGATCGTGGGCGCGAGCGGTTTCTCAAAACCGGTCAAGGCCGGGTCATGAACAGACGAATCGAAACGACCGCGCTCCATCGCGACGGCACCGAGTTCCCAGTCGAGCTAGCGATGACACCACTCCGTATCGAGAATGCCTATACCTTCACCGCCTTCGCCGTGGATATTTCAGAACGAAAAAAAGCGGAAGAAGCCTTGCGCACAAGCGAAGCGCGGTTGACGATGACAGTGCAGGGCTCGCACATCGGAATCTGGGACTGGAACCTCACGACAGGCGCGATCTACTTCTCCCCGCAATGGAAAAGTCAGCTCGGCCATACCGACACCACGCTCGCCAGCAATTTCAACGAATGGCGGACACGGATCCATTCAGACGACCAACCGTTGGTCCATGAGACCATCCAGTCCTGTCTCGATGGACAGCGAGCCCAGTTCGAGCTCGAACATCGCCTTCAACATCGAGATGGCTCCTATCGCTGGATTCTGTCTCGCGGCAGTTTGATTCGAGACGTCTATGGGGTGGCGACACGCATGGTCGGCATCCACATCGATACCACCGACCGGAAACAGAGCGAGCAGGAACTCCGCGCAGCGAAGGAAGCGGCAGAGGCCGCCAGCACGGCAAAGAGCGAATTTCTGGCCAATATGAGCCACGAAATCCGCACTCCGATGAACGGAGTACTGGGCACGACCGAACTCCTGCTCAATACACAGCTGACAGACAAACAACGGCATCTTGCCTCAACGGTTCTCCGATCCGGGAAAACCCTTCTGGCTATTATCAACGACATCCTGGATTTTTCAAAAATTGAAGCGGGCAAGCTAGATCTGGAGTGCATCGACTTTGACTTACTCCCGGTGCTCGAAGAATCGCTTGAGCTGTTCGGCGAAGCCGCACGCCGAAAACAGCTTCGGCTCTCCCATCATATCGGTGAGGCAGTCCCACGGTATCTCAAGGGTGACCCGGTCCGGTTCCGCCAGGTCCTCATGAATCTCTTGAGCAACGCGATGAAATTTACCGAAACAGGTGAGATCTCCCTGAAAGCCGAGTATGTAGAAGGCACCACGACCCGGGCATTGCTACGATTCGCCGTCACCGATACCGGCATCGGCATTTCGGCAGCGGCCCAGTCACGCATCTTCGATGCATTCTCGCAGGCGGATGGCTCAACCACCAGACGATACGGCGGAACCGGTCTTGGCCTCTCCATTGCCAAACAGTTAGTCGGCCTGATGGGCGGGAGCATCACGGTAGAGAGCACACCCGGGAGTGGTTCGACGTTCGCCTTTACGGTCCAGTTCGATCTCCAGCCGCTGGGATCAGGGCTTTCAACGATGCTCGAGCCCTATCTACATGTGCCAGAGCCTGTTCTTTCATCCGGACAGACCAACGATGCCCCTCACCACATCTCACCTTCATTGGGACCGGATTTCCCAGGCGCCAAGCCGAACGGACGGATCCTGTTGGCTGAAGATAGCCCCGTCAACCGCGAAGTGGCCATCGGGATGCTGGAACAACTGGGCTACGAGGTCGAGGTGGCAGAAAACGGGCGGCAGGCCCTCGTGACTACCGAGCACAACCAATTCGACATCGTGCTCATGGACTGTCAGATGCCTGAAATGGACGGACTCACAGCCACCGGAGCAATTCGCACTCGCGAACAGTCATCCAGCCAACGTCGCGTCCCGATCATCGCGCTGACTGCCCACGCCATGCAGGGGGACCGAGAGCAATGCCTCGCGGCCGGCATGGATGATTACCTGAGCAAACCGTATACCCAGACACAGTTGCAAGAAATCTTACGCAAATGGCTGAGGAGCCATGAGTCTCCTGCACACACCACGGAGCCGACCGTCCCTGCTCAGCCGTCTCGGCCGGAATCACTCCGAACGACGACCGAACCAATGGATGACGCCACTGTCACGGTGCCGGGCATGGACCTTACTGCCCTCAAAAGCATCCGCGCGTTACAACGCCCCAACCGACCAGATGTGCTGGCCTCCGTGCTTCGCAAATATCTCGACAGTTCGCGTGAAAGCCTGGAAGCGCTGCGTGACGCCATTCGCGCCAACGACCCAACGGTATTACAAGCCATTGCGCATCGGCTCAAATCGAGCAGCGCGCAACTTGGCGCCCTCGCCGTGGCTGCCAGCTGCAAGGAACTCGAAACCATGGGCCATCGGAACAATCTCGTCGATGCCGAGCGGTCGTTCGCACAATTACAATCCGACTATCTGACCGCCTGCACTGTCTTCCGCAATGAGATTGCCAAGGAGAAGCAGCCATGA